A window of the Agrococcus jejuensis genome harbors these coding sequences:
- a CDS encoding endo alpha-1,4 polygalactosaminidase, with protein MRIRPAVLVLAASVSLVGCTASDPAPRVTADDVADRWAQASQGAIDYQLGGAYDPAPGTTIVARDASDPPAEGAFSICYLNGFQTQPADGEWWLEEHPDLVLRDAAGEPAIDPGWPDEMALDTSTPEQREQIAAIVTPWIAGCASDGYDAVEFDNLDSWTRFDGLTMEGNMALAALLVDAAHDEGLWAAQKNALDAGEAGPGAGFDLVVTEECGQYEECAAYAELYGDRHVDIEYVESTSEDDFAAMCEAGDVPPLTVLRDRPLSVEGDDGHVRVPCS; from the coding sequence ATGCGCATCCGACCTGCCGTGCTCGTGCTCGCCGCGAGCGTCTCGCTCGTGGGCTGCACGGCATCCGATCCCGCGCCGAGGGTGACTGCCGACGACGTCGCCGACCGCTGGGCGCAGGCGTCGCAGGGCGCGATCGACTACCAGCTCGGCGGCGCCTACGACCCGGCACCGGGCACGACGATCGTCGCGCGCGACGCCTCCGATCCTCCTGCCGAGGGCGCGTTCTCGATCTGCTACCTCAACGGGTTCCAGACGCAGCCCGCCGACGGGGAGTGGTGGCTCGAGGAGCATCCCGACCTCGTGCTGCGCGACGCGGCGGGGGAGCCGGCGATCGACCCGGGCTGGCCCGACGAGATGGCGCTCGACACCTCCACGCCCGAGCAGCGCGAGCAGATCGCCGCGATCGTCACGCCGTGGATCGCCGGGTGCGCGAGCGACGGCTACGACGCGGTCGAGTTCGACAACCTCGACTCGTGGACCCGCTTCGACGGCCTCACGATGGAGGGCAACATGGCGCTCGCCGCCCTGCTCGTCGACGCCGCGCACGACGAGGGGCTGTGGGCGGCGCAGAAGAACGCGCTCGACGCCGGCGAGGCGGGACCGGGCGCGGGCTTCGACCTCGTCGTCACCGAGGAGTGCGGGCAGTACGAGGAGTGCGCCGCCTACGCCGAGCTCTACGGCGACCGGCACGTCGACATCGAGTACGTCGAGTCGACGTCCGAGGACGACTTCGCGGCGATGTGCGAGGCCGGCGACGTGCCGCCGCTCACGGTGCTGCGCGACCGGCCGCTGTCGGTCGAGGGCGACGACGGCCACGTGCGCGTCCCCTGCTCCTGA
- a CDS encoding putative Ig domain-containing protein: MRRIAPIGLLAAAFVLLGVAAPASALSYDDGDATGVELDATAPFPGGPSTPTTSQRVFTVDGGGRVGRVEIGLRFTQAQYSCTPGVDGDGETYGIYFADIQYTLTSPAGTTVTLIAGDDFPGNGTASYPGFVDPLTPGGTAPTPDPVDVLLLDDPAVPLVGSTNDGEPETGSFRPTQPLAAFDGELATGDWILTIADMYPRSPHCYSAATFEVGVIPELPGAALPYGVVGRDYETQIPGIPEGSTLAVVDEAAVPAGLAVDAQGVVTGVPEQTGSYAFEATATDEEGTSDPATFTIDVLALPAIDGPATAEATIGEAFSYAPTFYRGVPEADAVATGLPAGLEVDAATAAITGIPEGPAGEYVVDYVADNGLEPAATHQVTITIAEANVPPTTAPPTTDPPTTAPPTTPVPSAPAPTPAPTDPPIGSSLPPTGAVVGWGLVAAAAAAVGAGAALRSRRRRR; encoded by the coding sequence ATGCGTCGCATCGCACCCATCGGGCTCCTCGCCGCCGCCTTCGTGCTGCTCGGCGTCGCCGCGCCCGCATCCGCGCTCTCATACGACGACGGCGATGCGACGGGCGTCGAGCTCGACGCGACCGCGCCGTTCCCGGGCGGCCCGTCGACGCCGACGACGAGCCAGCGGGTCTTCACCGTCGACGGCGGTGGACGCGTCGGTCGCGTGGAGATCGGACTCCGCTTCACGCAGGCGCAGTACTCGTGCACGCCCGGCGTCGACGGCGACGGCGAGACCTACGGCATCTACTTCGCCGACATCCAGTACACCCTCACGTCGCCGGCGGGGACGACCGTGACGCTCATCGCCGGCGACGACTTCCCCGGCAACGGCACCGCCTCGTACCCGGGCTTCGTCGACCCGCTCACGCCCGGCGGCACCGCCCCGACGCCCGACCCCGTCGACGTGCTCCTGCTCGACGACCCTGCCGTGCCGCTCGTCGGCTCGACGAACGACGGCGAGCCCGAGACCGGCAGCTTCCGTCCGACGCAGCCCCTCGCTGCCTTCGACGGCGAGCTCGCCACCGGCGACTGGATCCTCACGATCGCCGACATGTACCCGCGCTCGCCCCACTGCTACTCGGCTGCGACGTTCGAGGTCGGGGTCATCCCCGAGCTGCCGGGCGCCGCGCTGCCGTACGGCGTCGTCGGTCGCGACTACGAGACGCAGATCCCGGGCATCCCCGAGGGCTCGACCCTCGCGGTCGTCGACGAGGCCGCCGTGCCCGCGGGGCTCGCGGTGGATGCGCAGGGCGTCGTGACCGGCGTGCCCGAGCAGACCGGCTCGTACGCGTTCGAGGCCACCGCGACCGACGAGGAGGGCACGTCGGATCCCGCGACCTTCACGATCGACGTGCTCGCGCTGCCCGCGATCGACGGCCCCGCGACCGCCGAGGCCACGATCGGCGAGGCCTTCTCGTACGCGCCGACCTTCTACCGCGGCGTGCCCGAGGCCGACGCGGTCGCCACCGGGCTCCCCGCTGGCCTCGAGGTCGACGCCGCGACGGCCGCGATCACGGGCATCCCCGAAGGTCCGGCGGGGGAGTACGTCGTCGACTACGTCGCCGACAACGGCCTCGAGCCGGCCGCGACGCACCAGGTGACGATCACGATCGCCGAGGCCAACGTGCCGCCGACGACCGCGCCGCCCACGACCGATCCGCCGACCACGGCGCCGCCCACGACGCCCGTGCCCTCCGCGCCCGCACCGACGCCCGCACCCACCGACCCGCCCATCGGATCGTCGCTGCCTCCCACGGGCGCGGTCGTCGGCTGGGGCCTCGTCGCCGCAGCCGCTGCGGCGGTCGGTGCCGGTGCCGCGCTGCGCAGCCGTCGTCGTCGTCGCTGA
- a CDS encoding isoprenyl transferase, with product MSERRIPRHPDAVASKPIDWTGQQPPAYEPGSVPAHVAVIMDGNGRWANRQGKTRIEGHQAGEEVLLDVVAGALQAGVQHLSVYAFSTENWKRDPAEVRFLMGFNRKVLHRRRDQLHDWGVRIRWAGRRPRLWRSVIDELQVAERLTADNSRMTLTMCINYGGTVEIADAVRSIAEDVAAGRLKPSGVTERLIRSRMYLPDIPDVDLYVRSSGEQRISNFLTWQGAYAEMVFLDTLWPDFSRTDLWRAIDVYTGRERRFGGAIDAPTV from the coding sequence ATGAGCGAGCGACGCATCCCGAGGCACCCCGACGCCGTCGCGTCGAAGCCGATCGACTGGACGGGCCAGCAGCCGCCCGCCTACGAGCCGGGTTCGGTGCCCGCCCACGTCGCCGTGATCATGGACGGCAACGGCCGCTGGGCCAACCGGCAGGGCAAGACGCGCATCGAGGGGCACCAGGCAGGCGAGGAGGTGCTGCTCGACGTCGTCGCCGGCGCGCTGCAGGCCGGCGTCCAGCACCTGTCGGTGTACGCGTTCTCGACCGAGAACTGGAAGCGCGACCCCGCCGAGGTGCGCTTCCTCATGGGCTTCAACCGCAAGGTGCTGCACCGCCGCCGCGACCAGCTGCACGACTGGGGCGTGCGCATCCGCTGGGCCGGCCGACGCCCGCGCCTGTGGCGCTCGGTCATCGACGAGCTGCAGGTCGCCGAGCGCCTCACGGCCGACAACTCGCGCATGACGCTGACGATGTGCATCAACTACGGTGGCACGGTCGAGATCGCGGATGCCGTGCGCTCGATCGCCGAGGACGTCGCGGCGGGCAGGCTCAAGCCCTCGGGCGTGACCGAGCGGCTCATCCGCTCGCGCATGTACCTGCCCGACATCCCCGACGTCGACCTGTACGTGCGGTCGTCGGGGGAGCAGCGCATCTCGAACTTCCTCACGTGGCAGGGTGCATACGCCGAGATGGTGTTCCTCGACACGCTGTGGCCGGACTTCTCGCGCACGGACCTGTGGCGCGCGATCGACGTGTACACCGGTCGCGAGCGCCGCTTCGGCGGGGCGATCGACGCGCCCACCGTCTGA
- the recO gene encoding DNA repair protein RecO, with protein MPVYRDEGVVLTTHHLGEADRIVVLLTREHGKVRAVAKGVRRTSSRFGARLEPFMVADLQLAVGRSLDIVTQAETLGSYADQIMVDYPRYTAAAAMVETADRLTDHDASVQQYLLLVGALRSLSRAEHDPGLTLDSYLLRAMAIAGWAPTFGDCAVSGESGPHTAFVPQLGGMVADAYAPPGVARLDPETVGLLGALLAGDWAVADATGERARGRASGIVGAWVQWHLERGLRSLEHVDRSPQQ; from the coding sequence ATGCCGGTCTACCGCGACGAGGGCGTGGTGCTCACGACGCACCACCTCGGCGAGGCCGACCGCATCGTGGTGCTGCTGACGCGCGAGCACGGCAAGGTGCGCGCCGTCGCGAAGGGCGTGCGCCGAACCTCGTCGAGGTTCGGCGCACGCCTCGAGCCGTTCATGGTCGCCGACCTGCAGCTCGCCGTGGGTCGCAGCCTCGACATCGTGACGCAGGCCGAGACGCTCGGCTCGTACGCCGACCAGATCATGGTCGACTACCCGCGCTACACGGCCGCCGCCGCCATGGTCGAGACGGCCGACCGGCTCACCGACCACGACGCGTCGGTGCAGCAGTACCTGCTGCTCGTCGGCGCGCTGCGGTCGCTGTCGCGCGCCGAGCACGACCCGGGCCTCACGCTCGACTCGTACCTGCTGCGCGCCATGGCGATCGCGGGATGGGCGCCGACGTTCGGCGACTGCGCCGTGTCGGGGGAGTCCGGCCCGCACACGGCGTTCGTGCCGCAGCTCGGCGGCATGGTCGCCGACGCGTACGCCCCGCCGGGCGTCGCGAGGCTCGATCCCGAGACGGTCGGCCTGCTCGGAGCGCTGCTCGCGGGCGACTGGGCCGTGGCCGACGCGACGGGCGAACGCGCCCGCGGGCGCGCATCCGGCATCGTCGGCGCGTGGGTGCAGTGGCACCTCGAGCGCGGCCTGCGGTCGCTCGAGCACGTCGACCGCTCGCCGCAGCAGTAG
- the leuA gene encoding 2-isopropylmalate synthase — translation MKSMQQPSGMPAHRYVPYHEQIRVELPDRTWPSQRIEKAPLWCAVDLRDGNQALIEPMTPERKRIMFQLLVDMGYKEIEVGFPSASQTDFDFVRQLIDDGLIPDDVTIQVLTQCRDHLIRRTFEAIDGAKQAIVHIYNSTSVLQRDVVFRSDREGVKQIAVDGARLCLELEGMLQHTQVRYEYSPESYTGTELDYALDVCNAIIEVLDARPERPVIINLPATVEMATPNVYADSIEWMHRHLARRESVILSLHPHNDRGTGIAAAELGYMAGADRIEGCLFGNGERTGNVDLVALGLNLLTQGIDPEIDFSDLDHIRRTAEHCNQLRVPERSPWAGDLVYTAFSGSHQDAIKKGFERMAADAAAAGKSVDEMPWAVPYLPIDPKDVGRSYEAVIRVNSQSGKGGVAYLLKTDHGLDLPRRLQVEFSNIVQARTDSEGGEVSSDAIWQIFGDEYLPNPSREAEDQWGRFELREVASQSSLGGETRLTVVLRDEQTLRDAESSGNGPIDALLSLLKAEGVEVSLLDYVEHTLAAGQDAQAASYVELELGGERFWGVGIDHSTSHASLRAIVSAVNRGLRMRVAAGASAASA, via the coding sequence ATGAAGAGCATGCAGCAGCCGTCGGGCATGCCGGCGCATCGCTACGTCCCGTACCACGAGCAGATCCGGGTGGAGCTGCCCGATCGCACGTGGCCCTCCCAGCGCATCGAGAAGGCCCCGCTCTGGTGCGCCGTCGACCTGCGCGACGGCAACCAGGCGCTCATCGAGCCCATGACCCCCGAGCGCAAGCGGATCATGTTCCAGCTGCTCGTCGACATGGGCTACAAGGAGATCGAGGTCGGCTTCCCCTCGGCGAGCCAGACCGACTTCGACTTCGTGCGCCAGCTCATCGACGACGGGCTCATCCCCGACGACGTGACGATCCAGGTGCTGACGCAGTGCCGCGACCACCTCATCCGCCGCACGTTCGAGGCGATCGACGGCGCCAAGCAGGCGATCGTGCACATCTACAACTCGACGAGCGTGCTGCAGCGCGACGTCGTCTTCCGCTCCGACCGCGAGGGCGTGAAGCAGATCGCCGTCGACGGGGCGAGGCTGTGCCTCGAGCTCGAGGGCATGCTGCAGCACACGCAGGTGCGCTACGAGTACAGCCCCGAGTCGTACACGGGCACCGAGCTCGACTACGCGCTCGACGTCTGCAACGCGATCATCGAGGTGCTCGATGCGCGCCCCGAGCGCCCCGTCATCATCAACCTGCCCGCGACCGTCGAGATGGCGACGCCCAACGTGTACGCCGACTCGATCGAGTGGATGCACCGCCACCTCGCCCGCCGCGAGTCGGTCATCCTGTCGCTGCACCCGCACAACGACCGCGGCACGGGCATCGCCGCCGCCGAGCTCGGCTACATGGCCGGCGCCGACCGCATCGAGGGCTGCCTGTTCGGCAACGGCGAGCGCACCGGCAACGTCGACCTCGTCGCGCTGGGCCTCAACCTGCTGACGCAGGGCATCGACCCCGAGATCGACTTCTCGGACCTCGACCACATCCGCCGCACCGCCGAGCACTGCAACCAGCTGCGCGTGCCCGAGCGCTCGCCGTGGGCGGGCGACCTCGTCTACACCGCCTTCTCGGGCTCGCACCAGGATGCGATCAAGAAGGGCTTCGAGCGCATGGCCGCCGACGCCGCCGCCGCCGGCAAGAGCGTCGACGAGATGCCGTGGGCCGTGCCGTACCTGCCGATCGACCCGAAGGACGTCGGCCGCTCGTACGAGGCCGTCATCCGCGTGAACTCGCAGTCGGGCAAGGGCGGCGTCGCCTACCTGCTGAAGACCGACCACGGGCTCGACCTGCCGCGCCGTCTGCAGGTGGAGTTCTCGAACATCGTGCAGGCCCGCACCGACTCCGAGGGTGGAGAGGTGTCGAGCGACGCGATCTGGCAGATCTTCGGCGACGAGTACCTGCCGAACCCGTCGCGCGAGGCCGAGGACCAGTGGGGCCGCTTCGAGCTGCGCGAGGTCGCGTCGCAGTCGTCGCTCGGCGGCGAGACGCGCCTCACGGTGGTGCTGCGCGACGAGCAGACGCTGCGCGACGCCGAGTCGTCGGGCAACGGCCCGATCGACGCGCTGCTGTCGCTGCTGAAGGCCGAGGGCGTCGAGGTGTCGCTGCTCGACTACGTCGAGCACACGCTCGCCGCGGGTCAGGATGCGCAGGCCGCGTCGTACGTCGAGCTCGAGCTCGGCGGCGAGCGGTTCTGGGGCGTCGGCATCGACCACTCCACGTCGCACGCGTCGCTCCGCGCGATCGTGTCGGCCGTGAACCGCGGGCTGCGCATGCGCGTCGCCGCGGGCGCGAGCGCCGCCTCGGCCTGA
- a CDS encoding ABC transporter permease, with protein MSRSHVPTVAVTAVAACFAVLLTSITEMLFTLVLSSELLASGAAPVLAGLAVVCITVVSVLVSAIVARTTVQHVVEEQRSLIALRRLLGASSRQERSRVLRSSLVAGIAGTLGGAVLGAALGLGVQAALGASGLVEGADTSLVPPTAIAPVVGIAIAVAAVTRSGTRGVLDVTPIEALGVSAAQPRRARRPIASLVVLGLAVVVLAGAVAIAPVSPFAILVAVGGGVLLSIGIIGVAPAVLVPVLGVVGRILGASVPARAAVRSAQDARERSSGLVLALMVGIATVVLLATAGATMRGALIAIERDPVYVVEITRLVDGVVLALGVLVGASAIVAVLGFVTSMLTAVRQRTREIGLLRALGMTSAQVRWMVTAETVAIAVVALVGGVLLGASLGWVAVWTLFASSYGIGPVVLTVPPLLLAGTVVAAAIVALAAAAPATAKARRIAPVEALRVA; from the coding sequence ATGAGCCGCTCGCACGTGCCCACCGTGGCCGTCACGGCCGTCGCCGCCTGCTTCGCCGTGCTGCTGACGAGCATCACCGAGATGCTCTTCACCCTCGTGCTCTCCTCCGAGCTGCTCGCCTCCGGCGCTGCGCCCGTGCTCGCGGGCCTCGCCGTCGTGTGCATCACGGTCGTGTCGGTGCTCGTCTCGGCGATCGTCGCCCGCACGACCGTGCAGCACGTCGTCGAGGAGCAGCGCTCGCTCATCGCGCTGCGCCGCCTGCTCGGGGCCTCGAGCAGGCAGGAGCGCTCGCGCGTGCTGCGGTCGTCGCTCGTCGCGGGCATCGCGGGCACGCTCGGCGGCGCCGTGCTCGGCGCAGCGCTCGGGCTCGGCGTGCAGGCGGCGCTCGGCGCCTCCGGGCTCGTCGAGGGCGCCGACACGTCGCTCGTGCCGCCCACGGCCATCGCGCCCGTCGTCGGCATCGCGATCGCCGTCGCCGCCGTCACCCGGTCGGGCACGCGCGGCGTGCTCGACGTCACGCCCATCGAGGCGCTCGGCGTCTCCGCCGCGCAGCCGCGCCGCGCCCGTCGGCCCATCGCATCCCTCGTCGTGCTCGGCCTCGCGGTCGTCGTGCTCGCCGGCGCCGTCGCGATCGCGCCCGTGAGCCCCTTCGCGATCCTCGTCGCCGTCGGCGGCGGCGTGCTGCTGTCGATCGGCATCATCGGCGTCGCTCCCGCGGTGCTCGTGCCCGTGCTCGGCGTCGTCGGCCGCATCCTCGGCGCCTCGGTGCCGGCGCGCGCCGCCGTGCGCTCGGCGCAGGACGCGCGCGAGCGCTCGAGCGGCCTCGTGCTCGCGCTCATGGTCGGCATCGCCACCGTGGTGCTGCTCGCGACCGCCGGCGCCACGATGCGTGGTGCGCTCATCGCCATCGAGCGGGACCCCGTCTACGTCGTCGAGATCACGCGCCTCGTCGACGGCGTCGTGCTCGCGCTCGGCGTGCTCGTGGGCGCCTCCGCGATCGTCGCCGTGCTCGGCTTCGTCACGAGCATGCTCACGGCCGTGCGGCAGCGCACGCGCGAGATCGGGCTGCTGCGCGCGCTCGGCATGACGAGCGCGCAGGTGCGGTGGATGGTGACGGCCGAGACCGTCGCGATCGCGGTCGTCGCGCTCGTGGGTGGGGTGCTGCTCGGCGCCTCGCTCGGCTGGGTCGCCGTGTGGACGCTTTTCGCCTCGTCGTACGGCATCGGCCCCGTCGTGCTCACGGTGCCGCCGCTGCTGCTGGCCGGCACGGTCGTCGCCGCGGCCATCGTGGCGCTCGCCGCCGCAGCGCCCGCGACGGCGAAGGCGCGCCGCATCGCACCCGTCGAGGCGCTGCGCGTCGCCTGA
- a CDS encoding ABC transporter ATP-binding protein, producing the protein MHSSPALQLTDVTRRYGVGDAAVVALDGVSLAIDPGEFVAIMGPSGSGKSTLMHLAAGLDAPTTGSVRIGDAELVGLDDASLTRLRRDRVGFVFQAFNLVPTLSARDNIRLPFDLAGRRADDALIDLLVSWLGLSGRIDHRPGELSGGQQQRVAIARALATRPTIVFADEPTGNLDSRTAADVLAILQQAAREHGQAICMVTHDPIAAEAADRVVLLADGRIRGDERGLDRAAIASRMLALQEPVA; encoded by the coding sequence ATGCACTCCTCCCCGGCACTCCAGCTCACCGACGTCACGCGGCGCTACGGCGTCGGCGACGCCGCCGTCGTCGCGCTCGACGGCGTCTCGCTCGCGATCGATCCCGGCGAGTTCGTCGCCATCATGGGGCCCTCCGGCTCGGGCAAGTCGACGCTCATGCACCTCGCCGCCGGCCTCGACGCCCCGACGACCGGCTCGGTGCGCATCGGCGACGCCGAGCTCGTGGGCCTCGACGACGCATCGCTGACCCGCCTGCGCCGCGACCGCGTCGGCTTCGTCTTCCAGGCGTTCAACCTCGTGCCCACGCTGTCGGCGCGCGACAACATCCGTCTGCCGTTCGACCTCGCCGGCCGCCGCGCCGACGACGCGCTCATTGACCTGCTCGTGTCGTGGCTCGGGCTGTCGGGCCGCATCGACCACCGACCCGGCGAGCTCTCGGGCGGGCAGCAGCAGCGCGTCGCCATCGCCCGCGCCCTCGCCACCCGGCCGACGATCGTGTTCGCCGACGAGCCGACGGGCAACCTCGACTCGCGCACGGCCGCCGACGTGCTCGCGATCCTGCAGCAGGCCGCGCGCGAGCACGGGCAGGCGATCTGCATGGTGACGCACGACCCCATCGCCGCCGAGGCCGCCGACCGCGTCGTGCTGCTCGCCGACGGCCGCATCCGCGGCGACGAGCGCGGCCTCGACCGCGCCGCGATCGCGTCGCGCATGCTCGCGCTGCAGGAGCCCGTCGCATGA
- a CDS encoding response regulator — protein sequence MIRVLLVDDQALFRSGMRMLVDSQRDLEVVGEAGDGREAVRETLRLQPDIVLMDVRMPVLDGIDATAEIVAASSAARVVVLTTFDLDEAVARALRAGASGFLLKDAHPELVLATVRAVHGGSEVVAASATRTLLARHAEAPAAPPASLATLTPREHEILLQVARGLSNSEIAQSEFVSETTVKTHVSRMLQKLGLRDRVQAVVFAHAHGLV from the coding sequence ATGATCCGCGTGCTGCTCGTCGACGACCAGGCCCTGTTCCGCAGCGGCATGCGCATGCTCGTCGACTCGCAACGCGACCTCGAGGTCGTGGGCGAGGCGGGCGACGGTCGCGAGGCCGTGCGGGAGACGCTGCGGCTGCAGCCCGACATCGTGCTCATGGACGTGCGCATGCCCGTGCTCGACGGCATCGACGCGACGGCCGAGATCGTCGCGGCGTCGAGCGCCGCGCGCGTCGTCGTGCTCACGACGTTCGACCTCGACGAGGCCGTCGCCCGCGCGCTGCGCGCCGGCGCGAGCGGCTTCCTGCTGAAGGATGCGCACCCCGAGCTCGTGCTCGCGACCGTGCGCGCCGTGCACGGCGGCAGCGAGGTCGTCGCCGCGTCGGCGACGCGCACGCTGCTCGCCCGCCACGCCGAGGCGCCCGCGGCGCCGCCCGCATCCCTCGCCACGCTCACGCCGCGCGAGCACGAGATCCTGCTGCAGGTCGCACGCGGCCTGTCGAACTCGGAGATCGCGCAGTCGGAGTTCGTCTCGGAGACGACCGTGAAGACGCACGTGTCACGCATGCTGCAGAAGCTCGGGCTGCGCGACCGCGTGCAGGCCGTCGTCTTCGCGCACGCGCACGGCCTCGTCTGA
- a CDS encoding sensor histidine kinase — protein sequence MIRSLTRAQLTFDVVLALVLGILLGGPSLLISLSSPELPWIVLVGLGFGVLVALRRLAPMLALLAALAMGAAFVGAELTALTPLWFQILVLLYTVGRWCDGLQRGLGAVVAVLGATLVGLWFVRFGYGVGTSGSVVEILLPFGLGTFGFALLFGLALVSGILVGEIVRSQGLAKETRLERERAEVEQERTGIARDMHDVVAHSLAVVIAQANGARYADSVETKDESLQQIAQTASAALGDVRGLLERLRHAQAADPDASLAALPTLVQRVRAAGLDVEVREHGIPGPLPRDADIAAYRIVQEALTNALRHGDRTHPVLVSIVHGEQVELTVRNALRQAPGESGHGLVGMRERARIAGGHVDVGPSDGAWIVRAVLPRWEAVA from the coding sequence GTGATCCGATCCCTCACGCGCGCGCAGCTGACGTTCGACGTCGTGCTCGCGCTCGTGCTCGGCATCCTGCTCGGCGGGCCGTCGCTGCTCATCAGCCTGTCGTCGCCCGAGCTGCCGTGGATCGTGCTCGTGGGCCTCGGCTTCGGCGTGCTCGTGGCGCTGCGGCGCCTCGCGCCCATGCTCGCGCTGCTCGCGGCCCTCGCGATGGGCGCCGCGTTCGTCGGCGCCGAGCTCACGGCGCTCACGCCGCTGTGGTTCCAGATCCTCGTGCTGCTCTACACGGTCGGGCGTTGGTGCGACGGCCTGCAGCGCGGCCTCGGCGCCGTCGTCGCCGTGCTGGGCGCGACGCTCGTCGGCCTGTGGTTCGTGCGCTTCGGCTACGGCGTCGGCACGTCGGGCTCGGTCGTCGAGATCCTGCTGCCGTTCGGCCTCGGCACGTTCGGCTTCGCGCTGCTGTTCGGCCTTGCGCTCGTGTCGGGCATCCTCGTCGGCGAGATCGTGCGCAGCCAGGGGCTCGCCAAGGAGACGCGGCTCGAGCGCGAGCGCGCGGAGGTCGAGCAGGAGCGCACGGGCATCGCGCGCGACATGCACGACGTCGTCGCGCACTCGCTCGCCGTCGTCATCGCGCAGGCCAACGGCGCCCGCTACGCCGACTCGGTCGAGACGAAGGACGAGAGCCTGCAGCAGATCGCCCAGACGGCGTCCGCGGCCCTCGGCGACGTGCGCGGCCTGCTCGAGCGACTGCGCCACGCGCAGGCCGCCGATCCCGACGCGTCGCTCGCAGCCCTGCCGACGCTCGTGCAGCGCGTGCGCGCCGCGGGCCTCGACGTCGAGGTGCGCGAGCACGGCATCCCCGGTCCGCTGCCGCGCGACGCCGACATCGCCGCGTACCGCATCGTGCAGGAGGCGCTCACGAACGCGCTGCGGCACGGCGACCGCACGCATCCCGTGCTCGTGTCGATCGTGCACGGCGAGCAGGTCGAGCTGACGGTGCGCAACGCCCTGCGGCAGGCGCCTGGCGAGTCGGGCCACGGGCTCGTGGGCATGCGCGAGCGTGCAAGGATCGCGGGCGGGCACGTCGACGTCGGACCCTCCGACGGCGCCTGGATCGTCCGGGCCGTGCTGCCGCGCTGGGAGGCCGTCGCATGA
- a CDS encoding trypsin-like serine peptidase, translated as MRRSIQALTTAALAGAMLAFGSGMAVAAPAPADADVDTFSVPAAETAAATTAWTPERMEAAIPADTLVLDQIGELDTAPAPDGEATTYAAEQPVLQATRVSPVSHIGKVFFTLGGLDYVCSANSVTSANGNTVSTAGHCLNEGPGDFASEFIFVPAYENGSAPYGQWPAVELVAPTQWTDGGDINFDTGFAVVANQGGRTLAATVGASGVSFNQSTGLSYTLYGYPAASPFNGETLQQCAGTASRDRIGGTTSQGVSCDMTGGSSGGPWFIGSGSGGVQNSVNSFGYNTQPGVMYGPYWGSVIQGAYQSAQG; from the coding sequence ATGAGACGAAGCATCCAGGCCCTCACGACCGCAGCACTCGCAGGAGCGATGCTCGCGTTCGGCAGCGGCATGGCGGTCGCAGCACCCGCCCCCGCCGACGCCGACGTCGACACGTTCAGCGTCCCGGCGGCTGAGACGGCAGCGGCGACGACCGCCTGGACGCCCGAGCGCATGGAGGCCGCGATCCCGGCCGACACGCTCGTGCTCGACCAGATCGGCGAGCTCGACACGGCACCTGCCCCCGATGGCGAGGCGACGACGTACGCGGCGGAGCAGCCCGTGCTGCAGGCGACGCGCGTCAGCCCGGTGTCGCACATCGGCAAGGTCTTCTTCACCCTCGGCGGCCTCGACTACGTGTGCTCGGCCAACTCCGTGACGTCGGCGAACGGCAACACCGTCTCGACCGCTGGCCACTGCCTCAACGAGGGCCCCGGCGACTTCGCGTCGGAGTTCATCTTCGTCCCCGCCTACGAGAACGGATCCGCGCCCTACGGCCAGTGGCCGGCCGTCGAGCTCGTCGCTCCCACGCAGTGGACCGACGGCGGCGACATCAACTTCGACACGGGCTTCGCCGTGGTCGCGAACCAGGGCGGTCGCACGCTCGCAGCGACGGTGGGCGCCTCGGGCGTCTCGTTCAACCAGTCGACGGGGCTCTCGTACACGCTCTACGGCTACCCGGCGGCGAGCCCGTTCAACGGCGAGACCCTGCAGCAGTGCGCAGGCACCGCGTCGCGCGACCGCATCGGCGGCACGACGTCGCAGGGCGTCTCGTGCGACATGACCGGAGGCTCGTCGGGCGGACCGTGGTTCATCGGCTCGGGCTCGGGCGGCGTGCAGAACTCCGTCAACAGCTTCGGCTACAACACGCAGCCCGGCGTGATGTACGGCCCGTACTGGGGCTCCGTCATCCAGGGCGCGTACCAGTCCGCGCAGGGCTGA